The following coding sequences lie in one Miscanthus floridulus cultivar M001 chromosome 9, ASM1932011v1, whole genome shotgun sequence genomic window:
- the LOC136480348 gene encoding uncharacterized protein, giving the protein MGTKGRNIDIDIDIDIDIDIDIDIDIDSDIDIEPTYLQDVYCFYINSCAPHIYNRKETPVLAKIKTRNSIIFLMAKSSTTSRWIAHFIAAVLLVLLIMSASRTSCQAENLDNSGPDHYSPQPLPAMARSRQMSCFQDISHCTFASCSDLCKAKGVKSERAFCLNWTDKQGHSHVECCCPQLAASPTKMLIPPHPFTCYHDHGLTRCTTCSSFCGAKGFIAERAPCFTRNDDSGRAHTECCCTHETL; this is encoded by the exons ATGGGGACCAAGGGACGCA atatagatatagatatagatatagatatagatatagatatagatatagatatagatatagattcagATATAGATATAGAGCCAACATATTTACAGGATGTGTATTGTTTCTATATAAATTCTTGCGCGCCCCATATATACAACAGAAAAGAGACTCCCGTTCTGGCAAAAATAAAAACGAGGAATAGCATTATCTTCCTCATGGCAAAGAGCAGTACTACCTCAAGGTGGATCGCGCACTTTATTGCCGCTGTTCTCTTGGTTCTTCTGATCATGTCTGCATCCCGCACATCCTGCCAAGCCGAGAACCTTGACA ACTCCGGTCCAGACCACTACTCGCCACAGCCGCTACCGGCGATGGCTCGGTCTCGACAGATGTCGTGCTTCCAGGATATAAGTCACTGTACGTTTGCGAGTTGCTCCGATCTATGCAAAGCAAAAGGCGTGAAGAGTGAGAGAGCCTTCTGCTTGAATTGGACTGACAAGCAAGGTCATTCTCATGTGGAGTGCTGCTGCCCACAGTTGGCGGCGTCGCCAACAAAGATGCTAATTCCTCCGCACCCGTTTACCTGCTACCATGACCATGGTTTAACAAGATGTACTACCTGCAGCTCTTTCTGTGGAGCCAAAGGCTTCATAGCTGAAAGAGCTCCTTGCTTCACAAGGAATGATGATTCTGGTCGTGCTCACACCGAGTGCTGCTGCACTCATGAAACATTGTAA